In Denitratisoma sp. DHT3, one DNA window encodes the following:
- the ylqF gene encoding ribosome biogenesis GTPase YlqF, whose amino-acid sequence MAIQWFPGHMTSARKKAAETMAKTDVVIEVVDARLPEASSNPMIRELRLHRQRPCLKVLNKADLADPAVTQAWIDHYNRQPGVKAIAISGKKAADVAKIPGQCQGLAPHRNDNLKPLRMMIMGIPNVGKSTLMNALLKRKVAAVGDEPAVTKSQQTLDISPRMSITDTPGLLWPKIVHDSDGYMLAASHAVGVNAVIEEEVASHLAEILLARYPALLTARYGFATEGLDGIGVVEAVARKRGCLLKGRKPGELDLTKAAIILLTDYRGGVLGRISLETPESRSAMLATTPAPPDAGGQ is encoded by the coding sequence ATGGCGATCCAATGGTTCCCCGGCCACATGACCTCGGCGCGCAAGAAGGCCGCCGAGACGATGGCCAAGACCGACGTGGTGATCGAGGTGGTCGATGCCCGCCTGCCGGAGGCCAGCAGCAATCCGATGATCCGCGAACTGCGCCTGCACCGCCAGCGCCCCTGCCTCAAGGTGCTGAATAAGGCCGACCTCGCCGATCCGGCGGTCACCCAGGCCTGGATCGACCACTACAACCGCCAGCCCGGCGTCAAGGCGATCGCCATTTCCGGCAAGAAGGCCGCCGACGTGGCGAAGATTCCGGGGCAATGCCAGGGCCTCGCCCCGCATCGCAACGACAACTTGAAACCACTGCGCATGATGATCATGGGCATCCCCAACGTCGGCAAATCGACGCTGATGAACGCGCTGCTCAAACGCAAGGTGGCGGCGGTCGGCGACGAGCCGGCGGTGACCAAGAGCCAGCAGACCCTCGACATCAGTCCACGCATGTCGATCACCGACACCCCCGGCCTGCTCTGGCCGAAGATCGTCCATGACAGCGACGGCTACATGCTGGCCGCCAGCCATGCGGTGGGCGTGAATGCGGTGATCGAGGAGGAAGTCGCCAGCCATCTGGCGGAGATTCTGCTGGCCCGCTACCCGGCGCTGCTGACGGCGCGTTACGGCTTCGCCACCGAGGGCCTGGACGGCATCGGCGTGGTGGAGGCGGTGGCACGCAAGCGCGGCTGCCTGCTGAAGGGAAGGAAACCGGGCGAACTGGATCTGACCAAGGCGGCGATCATCCTGCTCACCGACTACCGCGGCGGCGTCCTCGGCCGCATCAGCCTGGAAACCCCGGAATCCCGCAGCGCCATGCTGGCGACGACCCCCGCGCCGCCGGACGCCGGCGGCCAGTGA
- the ruvX gene encoding Holliday junction resolvase RuvX, which translates to MAELAESTEGTVLAFDFGTRRIGVALGESLLGQARPLTIVDAEANDVRFAAIGRLIAEWRPDRLVVGLPLDLAGAEHEMSARCRRFARQLEGRFGLPVILVDERLSSAEAEQRLAAAGQNWKTRKKTLDAEAAAIILQSYFDAK; encoded by the coding sequence TTGGCGGAGTTGGCCGAATCGACCGAGGGCACCGTGCTCGCCTTCGACTTCGGCACGCGCCGGATCGGCGTCGCGCTGGGCGAATCGCTGCTGGGCCAGGCCCGCCCCCTGACCATCGTCGACGCCGAAGCCAACGACGTCCGCTTCGCCGCCATCGGCCGCCTGATCGCGGAGTGGCGGCCGGACCGGCTGGTGGTGGGCCTGCCCCTGGACCTGGCCGGCGCGGAGCACGAGATGAGCGCCCGCTGCCGGCGCTTCGCCCGGCAACTGGAAGGCCGCTTCGGCCTGCCGGTGATCCTGGTGGACGAGCGCCTGTCCTCGGCCGAGGCGGAGCAGCGTCTCGCCGCCGCCGGCCAGAACTGGAAAACCCGCAAGAAAACCCTGGACGCCGAGGCGGCCGCCATCATTTTGCAAAGTTATTTCGACGCCAAATGA
- a CDS encoding YggT family protein, whose amino-acid sequence MLIRLFLMVLDVLAGFLSLALLARFALQWARAPYRNPIAQFLVAVTDWAVRPARRVIPSAWGLDLASLVLAWLAQGLYLGLAHGLGGLGGGPLEAVGLVALLALLETLKLAAWLAQGVIIVAALLSWINPYAPMAPVVNALAQPLLRPFQRLIPPIGGVDLSPLAALLAIQLLLAVLTSLFGALLMPMR is encoded by the coding sequence ATGTTGATTCGCCTGTTCCTGATGGTGCTGGACGTCCTGGCGGGCTTTCTCAGCCTCGCCCTCCTGGCCCGCTTCGCCCTGCAATGGGCGCGGGCGCCCTACCGCAATCCGATCGCCCAGTTCCTGGTGGCGGTGACCGACTGGGCCGTGCGCCCGGCGCGGCGCGTGATCCCCAGCGCCTGGGGACTCGATCTCGCCAGTCTGGTGCTGGCCTGGCTTGCGCAGGGGCTCTACCTGGGCCTGGCCCATGGCCTGGGCGGCCTCGGTGGCGGCCCGTTGGAGGCGGTGGGTCTGGTGGCGCTGCTGGCCCTGCTGGAAACCTTGAAGCTGGCGGCCTGGCTGGCGCAAGGCGTGATCATCGTCGCCGCCCTGCTTTCCTGGATCAATCCCTACGCGCCGATGGCGCCGGTGGTCAACGCGCTTGCCCAGCCGCTGCTGCGGCCCTTCCAGCGCCTGATCCCGCCCATCGGCGGCGTGGACCTGTCGCCGCTGGCGGCGCTGCTGGCGATCCAGTTGCTGCTGGCGGTGCTGACCAGCCTGTTCGGCGCGCTCTTGATGCCGATGCGGTGA
- a CDS encoding SDR family NAD(P)-dependent oxidoreductase, protein MGKLDGKVALITGAGGGIGQGIALAMAKEGADIAVVELNADSAAKTVEQVQALGRKAIAIPCNVGVRAEVNAAVDATVKNLGGLDILVNNAHASRPGITLEETSDENMALSMNSGFYATWYMMQAAFPHLSKKGGKVINFGSGAGINGMWGQTAYAAAKEAIRGMSRVAATEWGRHRINVNVICPAAESPGVKKWKEELPDQYQASLARIPLGRYGDCERDIGRAAVFLASEDSDYITGQTLMVDGGGTFVR, encoded by the coding sequence ATGGGAAAGCTTGACGGAAAAGTCGCCCTGATCACGGGCGCCGGCGGCGGCATCGGCCAGGGCATCGCGCTCGCCATGGCCAAGGAAGGCGCCGACATCGCCGTGGTGGAACTCAACGCCGATTCCGCGGCGAAGACCGTGGAACAGGTGCAGGCGCTGGGCCGCAAGGCCATCGCCATCCCCTGCAACGTCGGCGTCCGCGCCGAAGTGAACGCCGCCGTGGACGCCACGGTGAAGAATCTGGGCGGGCTGGACATCCTGGTCAACAACGCCCATGCCTCCCGCCCCGGCATCACGCTGGAAGAAACGTCCGACGAAAACATGGCGCTGTCGATGAACTCCGGCTTCTACGCCACCTGGTACATGATGCAGGCCGCCTTCCCCCATCTCTCGAAAAAGGGTGGCAAGGTCATCAACTTCGGCTCCGGCGCCGGCATCAACGGCATGTGGGGGCAGACCGCCTACGCCGCGGCGAAGGAAGCCATTCGCGGCATGAGCCGGGTCGCCGCCACCGAGTGGGGCCGCCACAGGATCAACGTCAATGTGATCTGCCCCGCCGCCGAATCCCCCGGCGTCAAGAAGTGGAAAGAGGAACTGCCGGACCAGTACCAGGCGTCGCTCGCCCGCATCCCCCTGGGCCGCTACGGCGACTGCGAGCGTGACATCGGCCGCGCCGCCGTCTTCCTCGCCTCCGAGGACTCCGACTACATCACCGGCCAGACCCTGATGGTGGACGGCGGCGGCACTTTCGTCCGTTAA
- the proC gene encoding pyrroline-5-carboxylate reductase, translated as MKITFLGGGNMANALIGGLRQQGYSAAGIQVVEPQAEACEKLTAAYGVRCVAGVDAAALNCEVLVLAVKPQVMRAALQPLAGKLGGQLVISIAAGLRLADISRWLGGAASYRRLVRCMPNTPALIGAGLTGLYADPSVDREGQGMAEKILGAVGRTLWIDDEAKMDAVTAISGSGPGYVFYLMEALENAARDLGFDDATARLMTVETFVGAARLAGQSAESVAVLRQRVTSKGGTTEAALNSFEADGVMAAIRRGTAAANQRGRELCELLGAEE; from the coding sequence ATGAAAATCACATTCCTCGGCGGCGGCAACATGGCCAACGCCCTCATTGGCGGCTTGCGGCAACAGGGCTATTCGGCGGCCGGCATCCAGGTGGTGGAGCCGCAGGCGGAGGCCTGCGAGAAGCTGACCGCGGCCTACGGCGTGCGCTGCGTGGCGGGCGTGGACGCCGCCGCCCTCAATTGCGAGGTGCTGGTGCTGGCGGTGAAGCCGCAGGTGATGCGCGCGGCGCTGCAACCGCTGGCGGGCAAGCTCGGCGGGCAACTGGTGATCAGCATCGCCGCCGGCCTGCGCCTGGCCGACATTTCCCGTTGGCTGGGCGGCGCGGCATCCTATCGCCGCCTGGTGCGCTGCATGCCCAACACTCCGGCCCTGATCGGCGCCGGCCTGACCGGCCTCTACGCCGATCCCAGCGTGGATCGGGAGGGCCAGGGCATGGCGGAGAAAATCCTCGGCGCCGTCGGTCGCACCCTGTGGATCGACGACGAGGCCAAGATGGACGCGGTCACCGCCATTTCCGGCAGCGGCCCTGGTTACGTCTTCTATCTGATGGAAGCGCTGGAGAACGCCGCCCGCGATCTCGGCTTCGACGACGCCACGGCGCGCCTGATGACCGTCGAGACCTTCGTCGGCGCCGCCCGCCTGGCCGGGCAGAGCGCGGAGTCGGTCGCCGTGCTGCGCCAGCGGGTGACCTCCAAGGGCGGCACCACCGAGGCCGCCTTGAACAGCTTCGAGGCCGACGGCGTGATGGCCGCCATCCGCCGCGGCACCGCCGCCGCCAACCAGCGCGGCCGGGAGCTGTGCGAGCTGCTGGGTGCGGAGGAATAA
- a CDS encoding sulfotransferase family protein yields the protein MNDTAPASVRITDLARPRLPLPLRTVNWLGQPWARSLIGLDMTELMNTARRQAGLDDFGPDSSFLEPLRTLLFCLDKEADLSFLGRIGARRFILQQLQNRLLIEDVIRRHPEILAEKIERPIIIAGLPRTGTTHLHSLLSQDQNLQYLAYYELLEPVLSAREQTSGNGQDPRIARCRQSLETLDWMMPYFQRMHELSVEGCHEEINIFTIHFSSMLFENMYRCPTYRDWYRQADHRPAYDFLKRVLQMFQWQRRSQGQRWVLKSPQHLETLDALIDTFPDARIVQTHRDPVRITASTLVMDTYGKRMATREVDLRINGRYWSRRVEDLLYGAMEGRRKLPQEQVTDVIFPEFIKDQIGTVERLYRFFELPFTEQARQAMAAFIAANPKGRHGTVDYVLEDFGIDPQERRAALRPYQTQYGVPDEE from the coding sequence ATGAACGACACTGCACCCGCTTCCGTTCGCATCACCGATCTGGCTCGACCGCGTCTTCCGCTGCCTTTGAGGACGGTCAACTGGTTGGGGCAGCCCTGGGCCCGATCGCTGATCGGGCTGGACATGACGGAGCTGATGAATACCGCCCGGCGGCAGGCCGGACTCGACGACTTCGGCCCGGACTCGTCCTTCCTCGAACCGCTGCGCACGCTGCTGTTCTGCCTGGACAAGGAAGCCGACCTGAGTTTTCTTGGGCGAATCGGCGCGCGCCGCTTCATTCTTCAGCAATTGCAGAACCGTTTGCTGATCGAGGACGTCATCCGTCGCCATCCGGAAATCCTCGCCGAAAAAATCGAACGGCCGATCATCATCGCCGGCCTTCCCCGCACCGGGACCACGCATTTGCACAGCCTGTTGTCCCAGGACCAGAACCTCCAGTACCTGGCCTACTACGAATTGCTGGAGCCCGTGCTTTCCGCCAGGGAGCAAACCAGCGGCAACGGCCAGGATCCGCGCATCGCGCGTTGCCGGCAGTCCCTGGAAACCCTGGACTGGATGATGCCTTACTTCCAGCGGATGCACGAACTGTCGGTCGAGGGGTGCCACGAGGAAATCAACATCTTCACCATCCATTTTTCTTCGATGCTGTTCGAGAACATGTACCGCTGCCCGACCTACCGGGACTGGTACCGCCAGGCGGACCATCGTCCGGCCTACGATTTCTTGAAGCGCGTGCTCCAGATGTTCCAGTGGCAGCGGCGCTCCCAGGGGCAGCGCTGGGTGCTGAAGTCGCCCCAGCACCTGGAAACGCTGGATGCCCTGATCGACACGTTCCCCGATGCCCGCATCGTCCAGACTCACCGCGACCCGGTCCGCATCACCGCTTCCACACTGGTGATGGACACCTATGGCAAGCGGATGGCCACGCGCGAGGTGGACCTGCGGATCAACGGCCGCTACTGGAGCCGGCGGGTGGAAGACCTGCTGTACGGCGCCATGGAGGGACGTCGCAAATTGCCGCAGGAACAAGTGACGGACGTGATATTTCCGGAGTTCATCAAGGACCAGATCGGCACGGTGGAACGGTTGTACCGCTTTTTCGAACTGCCCTTCACCGAGCAGGCGCGGCAGGCCATGGCGGCCTTCATCGCGGCCAACCCCAAGGGGCGGCATGGCACGGTCGATTACGTTCTCGAGGATTTCGGCATCGATCCCCAGGAACGGCGGGCGGCCCTGCGCCCTTACCAGACGCAGTATGGGGTGCCTGACGAAGAATAG
- a CDS encoding DUF1214 domain-containing protein, producing the protein MRSQSHQAFHQLLDSLRDYADICLGDGTLREIDQLDGFRNILHLLCVGADCYLEGDPERPAFVVMTSPTRKWMGDNPDCYSYFAPIRGDRAYRIRGRRAGEKYLSFSIHGRVAADRLGPSAEPLLADISDRQLQFDADGGYEIILSRDPCPGNWIRLPDNAASVISRHIYEDSRPALANPDIRISLSIEPLEPPPPRPMADDASFARKLRDVNAFIRGATFDMLTPSGQPAFTLLPPNEMPAPIVFRASGSGGWGGGDIAYAMGVYRLRADEALVMEGRFPDCSFVNVMLWNRYMQTLEYRDRQISLNRSQLQLEPDGSYRIVLAARDPGCANWLDTCGREEGLIFWRMLLPAEDPPKPRCRVVPISDLN; encoded by the coding sequence ATGAGAAGCCAGAGTCACCAAGCTTTTCATCAATTGCTCGACAGCCTGCGGGACTATGCCGATATCTGCCTGGGAGATGGGACGCTCAGGGAAATCGACCAGCTGGACGGGTTCCGCAACATTCTGCATCTGCTCTGCGTTGGCGCCGATTGTTATCTGGAAGGCGACCCCGAGCGTCCGGCGTTCGTCGTCATGACCTCGCCGACCCGCAAGTGGATGGGGGACAACCCCGATTGCTATTCCTATTTCGCTCCCATCCGCGGCGACCGGGCCTATCGCATCCGGGGTCGGCGGGCGGGCGAAAAGTATCTCTCCTTCTCGATCCATGGACGCGTGGCGGCGGATCGCCTTGGTCCTTCGGCGGAGCCGCTCCTGGCGGATATCAGCGATCGCCAATTGCAGTTCGACGCCGACGGCGGCTATGAAATCATTCTCAGCCGAGACCCTTGTCCGGGAAACTGGATTCGCTTGCCGGACAACGCGGCATCGGTGATCAGCCGCCACATCTATGAGGATTCCCGGCCCGCCCTGGCAAACCCTGATATCCGGATCTCCCTGAGCATCGAACCGCTCGAACCGCCGCCGCCCCGCCCCATGGCCGACGACGCGAGCTTCGCGCGCAAACTGCGGGACGTCAATGCCTTCATCCGCGGCGCCACCTTCGACATGCTGACGCCGTCCGGTCAGCCGGCATTCACGCTGCTTCCGCCCAACGAGATGCCGGCGCCGATCGTGTTTCGAGCGTCGGGTAGCGGCGGCTGGGGCGGCGGCGACATTGCCTATGCCATGGGTGTGTACCGTCTGCGGGCCGATGAAGCACTGGTGATGGAGGGCCGGTTTCCCGACTGTTCATTCGTCAATGTGATGCTCTGGAACCGATACATGCAGACCCTGGAATACCGGGATCGGCAGATTTCCCTGAATCGCAGCCAGTTGCAGCTGGAACCCGACGGCTCCTACCGCATCGTGCTGGCGGCGCGCGATCCAGGCTGCGCCAACTGGCTGGATACCTGCGGCCGGGAGGAAGGGCTGATTTTCTGGCGCATGCTGCTGCCGGCGGAGGACCCGCCCAAGCCCCGTTGCCGCGTGGTGCCCATCTCGGATTTGAATTGA
- a CDS encoding dihydroorotase, producing the protein MKLQIKNGRLVDPAANIDRQADLFIAHGRVAGVGTMPAGFADNGTVSTIDAAGCVVCPGLVDLSARLREPGYEYRATLESEMAAAAAGGVTSLACPPDTDPPLDEPGLVEMLKHRARLPEFAKVYPIGALTEKLGGKHLTEMAELAEAGCVAFGQANSAIIDTQVLLRAMQYAATFDFPVWLAAQDPYLARGGIAHDGEVAARLGLAGIPVAAETIALATILQLARVTGARVHITRISSAMAVDMIAGARAAGVAVTCDVAVHHLHLCENDIGFFDPHARLDPPLRAQRDRDALRRGLASGVINALCSDHTPVDDDGKQLPFGEAEPGATGLELLLPLTLKWGREMGLSLSETLAPITAAPARLLGVEGGSLAAGAPADICIFNPAASQRVSRESLRSQGKNTPFLGWELEGRVRYTLVDGHLSYDGSWG; encoded by the coding sequence ATGAAACTCCAGATCAAGAACGGCCGTCTCGTCGATCCGGCCGCAAATATCGATCGGCAGGCCGATCTGTTCATCGCCCACGGCCGGGTGGCGGGCGTCGGCACGATGCCGGCGGGCTTCGCCGACAACGGCACGGTGAGCACCATCGACGCCGCGGGCTGCGTGGTCTGTCCGGGGCTGGTGGATCTTTCCGCGCGCCTGCGGGAGCCGGGCTATGAATACCGCGCCACCCTGGAATCGGAGATGGCCGCCGCCGCCGCCGGCGGCGTCACCAGCCTGGCCTGCCCGCCGGACACCGATCCGCCGCTGGACGAGCCGGGGCTGGTGGAGATGTTGAAGCACCGGGCGCGGCTGCCGGAGTTCGCCAAGGTCTACCCGATCGGCGCCCTGACCGAGAAGCTGGGCGGCAAGCACCTCACCGAAATGGCCGAGCTGGCCGAAGCGGGCTGCGTCGCCTTCGGTCAGGCCAACAGCGCCATCATCGACACCCAGGTGCTGCTGCGGGCGATGCAATACGCCGCCACCTTCGATTTTCCGGTCTGGCTGGCGGCCCAGGACCCCTATCTGGCCCGGGGCGGCATCGCCCACGATGGTGAAGTCGCGGCCCGGCTGGGCCTGGCGGGCATTCCGGTGGCGGCCGAGACCATCGCCCTGGCGACCATCCTGCAACTGGCCCGGGTCACCGGCGCCCGCGTCCACATCACGCGCATCTCCTCGGCCATGGCGGTGGACATGATCGCCGGCGCCCGCGCCGCGGGCGTCGCCGTCACTTGCGACGTGGCCGTGCATCACCTGCATCTGTGCGAGAACGACATCGGCTTTTTCGACCCCCATGCCCGGCTCGATCCGCCGCTGCGCGCCCAGCGCGACCGCGACGCCCTGCGCCGGGGCCTGGCCAGCGGCGTCATCAACGCCCTGTGCTCCGACCATACGCCGGTGGACGACGACGGCAAGCAACTGCCCTTCGGCGAAGCCGAGCCCGGCGCCACGGGGCTCGAACTGCTGCTGCCGCTGACCCTCAAGTGGGGCCGGGAGATGGGGCTTTCCCTGAGCGAGACCCTGGCCCCGATCACCGCCGCGCCGGCCCGGCTGCTGGGCGTGGAAGGCGGCAGCCTGGCGGCGGGCGCGCCGGCCGACATCTGCATCTTCAATCCCGCCGCTTCCCAGCGGGTCAGCCGCGAATCTCTCCGCAGCCAGGGCAAGAACACGCCCTTCCTGGGCTGGGAGCTTGAGGGACGGGTGAGGTACACTCTGGTTGACGGACACTTGTCCTACGATGGTTCGTGGGGCTGA
- a CDS encoding DUF167 domain-containing protein yields MSAWLRPQGDGVVLALHVQPGAKRTEVAGLHGEALKIRLAAPPVDGKANACLVEFIAEQLGIAKSRVSLVAGQTSRTKKIAVAGMDADTTQRRLLGDDPG; encoded by the coding sequence GTGAGCGCCTGGCTGCGACCGCAGGGCGACGGCGTGGTGCTGGCGCTGCACGTCCAGCCCGGCGCCAAGCGCACCGAAGTGGCGGGCCTGCACGGCGAGGCGCTGAAGATCCGCCTGGCGGCGCCACCCGTGGACGGCAAGGCCAACGCCTGCCTGGTGGAGTTCATCGCCGAACAACTGGGCATTGCCAAGAGCCGGGTCAGCCTGGTTGCCGGCCAGACATCGCGCACCAAAAAAATCGCCGTGGCCGGCATGGACGCAGATACGACGCAACGGCGATTGCTGGGGGACGATCCGGGTTAG
- a CDS encoding RNA-binding S4 domain-containing protein gives MKHIQVPLQPGGQEYIELCHLLKVAGLADSSGQGKRMVADGLVRIDGRTETRKAAKIRTGVEVHCLDHCISVVAAE, from the coding sequence ATGAAGCACATCCAAGTACCGCTCCAGCCAGGTGGCCAGGAATACATCGAACTGTGCCACCTGCTCAAGGTCGCGGGTCTTGCCGACAGCAGCGGCCAGGGCAAGCGGATGGTCGCCGACGGCCTGGTGCGGATCGACGGCCGGACCGAGACGCGCAAGGCGGCGAAGATCCGCACCGGCGTCGAGGTGCATTGTCTCGACCATTGCATCAGCGTCGTCGCCGCGGAGTGA
- a CDS encoding aspartate carbamoyltransferase catalytic subunit, whose amino-acid sequence MNSSNPQLNKHGELQHLLTIEGLPREVILRILDTAQPLTELAGQEEKKLPTLRGKSVFNLFFENSTRTRTTFEIAAKRLSADVINLNINTSSASKGESLLDTVDNLAAMQADMFVVRHASSGAPHLIARHLAATRQDHIHVVNAGDGRHAHPTQALLDMYTIRHYKREFHNLTVAIVGDILHSRVARSQIHALSTLGVPEIRAIAPKTLLPTGVEKMGVRVCNDMKEGLRGVDVVMMLRLQSERMSGALLPSAQEFFKSYGLTPDKLALAKPDAIVMHPGPMNRGVEIDSAVADGGQAVILPQVTFGIAVRMAVMSMLAGN is encoded by the coding sequence ATGAACTCATCCAATCCTCAGTTGAACAAGCATGGCGAATTGCAGCACCTGCTCACCATCGAGGGCCTGCCGCGGGAGGTCATCCTGCGCATCCTCGACACTGCCCAGCCACTGACCGAACTGGCCGGACAGGAGGAAAAGAAACTGCCCACCCTGCGCGGCAAGAGCGTGTTCAACCTGTTCTTCGAGAACTCCACGCGCACCCGCACCACTTTCGAGATCGCCGCCAAGCGCCTTTCGGCCGACGTGATCAACCTCAACATCAACACCTCCTCGGCGTCCAAGGGCGAGAGCCTGCTCGACACGGTGGACAACCTGGCGGCGATGCAGGCCGACATGTTCGTGGTGCGCCACGCCAGCAGCGGCGCGCCCCACCTGATCGCCCGCCACCTGGCGGCCACCCGGCAGGACCACATCCACGTGGTGAATGCCGGCGACGGCCGTCACGCCCACCCCACCCAGGCCCTGCTGGACATGTACACCATCCGCCACTACAAGCGGGAGTTCCACAACCTGACGGTGGCCATCGTCGGCGACATCCTCCATTCGCGCGTGGCCCGCTCGCAGATCCACGCCCTGTCCACGCTGGGCGTACCGGAGATTCGCGCCATCGCGCCCAAGACGCTGCTGCCGACGGGCGTCGAGAAAATGGGAGTGCGGGTCTGCAACGACATGAAGGAGGGCCTGCGCGGCGTCGACGTGGTGATGATGCTGCGGCTGCAGAGCGAGCGCATGAGCGGCGCGCTCCTGCCCAGCGCCCAGGAATTCTTCAAGTCCTACGGCCTCACGCCGGACAAGCTGGCGCTCGCCAAGCCCGACGCCATCGTGATGCATCCGGGGCCGATGAACCGGGGCGTGGAAATCGATTCGGCGGTCGCCGACGGCGGGCAGGCGGTGATCCTGCCCCAGGTGACTTTCGGCATCGCTGTGCGCATGGCGGTGATGAGCATGCTGGCGGGAAACTGA
- a CDS encoding SDR family NAD(P)-dependent oxidoreductase, producing the protein MGKLDGKVALITGAGGGIGQGIALAMAKEGADIAVVELNAEAAAKTVELVRALGRKAVAIPCNVGVRTEVNAAVDATVKNLGALDVLVNNAHASRPGIPLEKVSEDDMALSMNSGFYATWYMMQAAFPHLSKKGGKVINFGSGAGVVGQSGQTAYAAAKEAIRGMSRVAATEWGRHRINVNVICPAAESPGVAKWKAEMPKAYEAVLRTIPLGRYGDCERDIGRAAVFLASEDSDYITGQTLMVDGGACFVR; encoded by the coding sequence ATGGGAAAGCTTGACGGCAAGGTCGCCCTGATCACGGGCGCGGGGGGCGGTATCGGCCAGGGCATCGCGCTCGCCATGGCCAAGGAAGGCGCCGACATCGCGGTGGTGGAACTCAACGCGGAGGCCGCCGCCAAGACCGTGGAATTGGTGCGGGCGCTGGGCCGCAAGGCCGTCGCCATTCCCTGCAACGTCGGCGTCCGCACCGAGGTGAACGCCGCCGTGGACGCCACGGTGAAGAATCTGGGTGCGCTGGACGTCCTGGTCAACAACGCCCACGCCTCCCGCCCCGGCATCCCCCTGGAGAAGGTCTCCGAGGACGACATGGCGCTCTCCATGAACTCGGGCTTCTACGCCACCTGGTACATGATGCAGGCCGCCTTCCCCCACTTGTCGAAAAAAGGCGGCAAGGTCATCAACTTCGGCTCCGGCGCCGGCGTCGTCGGCCAGTCCGGCCAGACCGCCTACGCCGCAGCGAAGGAAGCCATCCGAGGCATGAGCCGGGTCGCCGCCACCGAGTGGGGCCGCCACAGGATCAACGTCAATGTAATCTGCCCCGCCGCCGAATCCCCCGGCGTCGCCAAGTGGAAGGCGGAAATGCCCAAGGCCTATGAGGCCGTGCTGCGGACCATCCCCCTGGGCCGCTACGGCGACTGCGAGCGCGACATCGGCCGCGCCGCCGTGTTCCTCGCCTCCGAGGATTCCGACTACATCACCGGCCAGACCCTGATGGTGGACGGCGGCGCCTGCTTCGTCCGCTGA
- a CDS encoding YqgE/AlgH family protein — protein MDIVSLTHHFLIAMPAMADPNFSRTLTYICEHNADGALGVIVNRPTDMSLATLFERVDVVMEKDILGNLPVYFGGPVQTDRGFILHRPAGNWQSTLSIDDGMALTSSRDILLSMASLGEPQDVLVTLGYAGWSAGQLEWELSQNAWLTVAAKPEIIFELPPEERLPAAMQLLGIDFANLSDVAGHA, from the coding sequence ATGGATATCGTCAGCCTTACCCATCATTTCCTGATCGCCATGCCCGCCATGGCCGATCCGAACTTTTCCCGCACTCTGACCTACATCTGCGAGCACAACGCCGACGGCGCGCTCGGGGTGATCGTCAACCGCCCCACGGACATGAGCCTGGCCACCCTCTTCGAGCGCGTCGATGTGGTGATGGAAAAGGACATCCTGGGCAACCTGCCGGTCTATTTCGGCGGGCCGGTGCAGACCGATCGCGGCTTCATCCTGCATCGCCCCGCGGGCAACTGGCAATCGACGTTGTCCATCGATGACGGCATGGCGCTGACCAGTTCCCGCGACATCCTGCTGTCGATGGCCAGCCTCGGCGAGCCGCAGGACGTGCTGGTGACCCTGGGCTATGCCGGCTGGTCCGCCGGGCAGCTGGAGTGGGAGCTGTCCCAGAACGCCTGGCTGACGGTGGCGGCCAAGCCCGAAATCATTTTCGAGCTGCCGCCGGAGGAGCGCCTGCCCGCCGCCATGCAGCTGCTCGGCATCGATTTCGCCAACCTTTCCGACGTCGCGGGGCACGCCTGA